From a single Bombus huntii isolate Logan2020A unplaced genomic scaffold, iyBomHunt1.1 ctg00000069.1, whole genome shotgun sequence genomic region:
- the LOC126876324 gene encoding uncharacterized protein LOC126876324, with protein MLSHRNLLLFIQTLSAPGSMDIRRGDRILVFLPLFHGYAFGMMNTAISCGAAVYIMGNFELETLLSSVEKYRITHIPLVPPVLVGLAKHPMVPNYDFSSVREIVSGAAPLPPDVSFSSKLPNVIRYNVIL; from the exons ATGTTGTCTCATCGAAATTTGTTACTTTTCATCCAAACTCTAag TGCCCCAGGATCAATGGATATTCGACGTGGAGACCGAATACTAGTTTTCTTGCCATTATTTCACGGTTATGCGTTCGGAATGATGAATACGGCAATAAGTTGCGGTGCAGCTGTGTACATAATGGGAAATTTCGAGTTAGAAACGTTACTCAGTTCCGTagaaaaatacagaattaCGCATATACCATTGGTCCCTCCAGTTTTAGTTGGTCTTGCGAAGCATCCAATGGTGCCAAATTACGATTTCAGCAGCGTGAGAGAGATCGTTTCCGGTGCGGCACCGCTTCCGCCGGATGTAAGTTTTTCGTCCAAACTAcccaacgtaatacgttataacgttattctataa